One stretch of Streptomyces hygroscopicus DNA includes these proteins:
- a CDS encoding sugar isomerase, producing the protein MSHTEVEIASQPDCWRRAIALARDPEGPVRAALPRPGERVAVVGCGTSWFIAQSYAALREAAGQGETDAFAASEMPAGRAYDRVVALSRSGTTTEVLELLGAVRGRVPTTVITAVPDSPVVGAADAAVVLDFADERSVVQTRWATSELALFRAHLGAPLEHLEADGEAALAEPLPGALVDAGQFTFLGRGWTYGVAQEAALKMREAAGAWTEAYPAKEYRHGPISVTGPRSVVWWLGEGASDVADQEITRTGGRVAGFGRDPLAELVVVQRLAVAIAATRGLNPDEPRHLTRSVILG; encoded by the coding sequence ATGAGCCACACCGAGGTCGAGATCGCGAGCCAGCCCGACTGCTGGCGGCGCGCCATCGCCCTGGCCCGGGATCCGGAGGGACCCGTACGGGCGGCGCTGCCCCGGCCGGGTGAGCGGGTCGCCGTCGTCGGCTGCGGCACCTCGTGGTTCATCGCCCAGTCGTACGCGGCGCTGCGCGAGGCGGCCGGCCAGGGCGAGACGGACGCCTTCGCGGCGTCGGAGATGCCGGCCGGCCGCGCCTACGACCGGGTGGTGGCACTGTCCCGGTCCGGCACCACGACCGAGGTGCTGGAGCTGCTCGGCGCGGTGCGCGGCCGGGTGCCCACCACCGTCATCACGGCGGTCCCCGACTCCCCGGTCGTGGGCGCCGCGGACGCCGCGGTAGTGCTCGATTTCGCCGATGAGCGGTCGGTGGTGCAGACCCGCTGGGCCACCAGCGAACTCGCCCTGTTCCGCGCCCACTTGGGCGCGCCGCTGGAGCACCTGGAGGCGGACGGCGAGGCGGCGCTCGCCGAGCCGCTGCCCGGGGCGCTCGTGGACGCCGGGCAGTTCACCTTCCTCGGGCGGGGCTGGACCTACGGGGTCGCCCAGGAAGCCGCGCTCAAGATGCGCGAGGCGGCGGGGGCGTGGACCGAGGCATATCCGGCCAAGGAGTACCGGCACGGCCCGATCAGCGTGACCGGCCCGCGGAGCGTGGTGTGGTGGCTGGGCGAGGGTGCGTCGGATGTGGCGGACCAGGAGATCACCCGCACCGGCGGCCGGGTCGCCGGCTTCGGCCGCGACCCGCTGGCCGAACTGGTGGTGGTGCAGCGGCTCGCGGTCGCGATCGCGGCGACACGCGGGCTGAACCCCGACGAGCCGCGCCATCTCACCCGCTCGGTGATCCTCGGCTGA
- a CDS encoding fructose-bisphosphate aldolase has product MPLVATGEIVGTAARAGLGAGAFNVIQIEHAQAIVAGAEAAGAPVILQISENAVRYHGALTAIGRATVEVARAARVPVAVHLDHATGPELVREAVDLGFGSVMFDASALEYDGNVAATAEVAADCHAHGVWVEAELGEVGGKDGVHAPGARTDPAEAAAYVAATGVDALAVAVGTSHAMVVKAAVVDLPLVAALRAAVPVPLVLHGSSGVPEADLTRAVEAGLTKVNIATHLNVAFTRAIRDHLAGHPEVVDPRRYVAAARDAVAREVTRLLTLVRATH; this is encoded by the coding sequence ATGCCGCTGGTGGCCACCGGGGAGATCGTCGGGACGGCCGCACGCGCCGGGCTCGGCGCGGGTGCGTTCAATGTCATCCAGATCGAGCATGCCCAGGCGATCGTGGCCGGGGCGGAGGCGGCGGGCGCGCCGGTGATCCTGCAGATCAGCGAGAACGCGGTGCGGTATCACGGCGCCCTGACCGCCATCGGCCGGGCGACCGTGGAGGTGGCCCGCGCGGCGCGGGTGCCGGTGGCCGTGCATCTGGACCACGCCACCGGGCCGGAGCTGGTGCGGGAGGCGGTGGACCTCGGCTTCGGCTCGGTGATGTTCGACGCCTCGGCCCTGGAGTACGACGGCAATGTGGCGGCGACCGCCGAGGTGGCGGCCGACTGCCATGCCCACGGGGTGTGGGTGGAGGCCGAGTTGGGCGAGGTGGGTGGCAAGGACGGCGTCCACGCACCGGGGGCGAGGACCGATCCGGCCGAGGCCGCCGCCTATGTGGCGGCGACGGGTGTGGACGCGCTCGCGGTCGCGGTGGGCACCTCGCACGCCATGGTCGTCAAGGCCGCGGTGGTGGATCTGCCGCTGGTCGCGGCGCTGCGCGCGGCCGTGCCCGTACCGCTGGTGCTGCACGGCTCCTCCGGGGTGCCCGAGGCGGATCTGACCCGGGCCGTGGAGGCGGGGCTGACGAAGGTGAACATCGCCACCCATCTGAACGTGGCCTTCACCCGGGCGATCCGCGACCATCTCGCGGGCCACCCCGAGGTGGTCGACCCCCGCCGCTATGTCGCGGCCGCGCGTGACGCGGTGGCGCGCGAGGTGACCCGGCTGCTGACGCTGGTGCGGGCCACGCACTGA
- a CDS encoding sulfate transporter, with amino-acid sequence MARPEPEKPPTPSPAPPSPAVLVLGRPVTRAEVERLCERLSALARRAGPGPVTVDVGGVGRPDLAVVEALARLRLTAGRLGRGIQLRNACGELRRLLAWTGLDEALTTPAASGPALASGHALGLEPGGEAEQREEALGVQEGVEPGDPAP; translated from the coding sequence TTGGCCCGTCCCGAGCCCGAGAAGCCGCCCACGCCGTCCCCGGCCCCGCCGTCCCCGGCCGTGCTGGTCCTGGGTCGGCCGGTCACCCGCGCCGAGGTGGAGCGGCTGTGCGAACGGCTGTCCGCGCTGGCGCGCCGGGCCGGTCCTGGACCGGTCACCGTGGACGTGGGCGGGGTGGGCCGGCCGGACCTGGCCGTGGTCGAGGCCCTGGCCCGGCTGCGGCTGACCGCCGGCCGGCTGGGGCGCGGGATCCAGCTCCGCAACGCCTGCGGCGAACTGCGGCGGCTGCTCGCCTGGACGGGGCTGGACGAGGCCCTGACGACCCCCGCGGCGTCAGGGCCCGCCCTGGCGTCAGGCCACGCCCTGGGGCTCGAGCCGGGCGGGGAGGCCGAACAGCGGGAAGAGGCGCTTGGTGTCCAGGAAGGAGTTGAGCCCGGTGATCCGGCCCCCTGA